The segment CACGTACCAGAACAGCGGCGTAATCGCCGAAAACGTGCCCGAAGTGTGCCCCGACGGGAAGGAATTCGCGCCGGTCAGATGCTCGTCGGGGATGGAGCGCACCTGTTCGTTCCAGGGCTTGTTGGCTTCGTTGAACGGACGGGGGCGCGCAATCGAGTCCTTGATCGGCTGCGTGGCCCGGAAATCGGTGAGGTACACCGACAAGAGCATGAGCCAGAACAGGTGGCCGAACCGGCGCATCTGTTCATGGTCCATCTTATGAAAGACATAGGCCATGACGCCGAGGGAAACGAGAAACGCCGCCACTTCCAGAACGTTTACGCCGCGATACGCGGAATTCGGCCAGAGTTTGCCGAAGGCGGCCAGACCGGCCATCACGACCGCGGTGGCTGCCAGCAATCCCGAGAAAATGGACTTGTACGCGGGCAGAATCCGGTAGAGGCCGTAGGCGACTATCCACGCGAAGAACGAAACGATGAGGACCGGGTTCGTATAGTCCGTGAGCGCCCGGAAAAACTCGTCCACGACGGGCAGGTACGCATCCGGGTTGATGGCCGCGAGAATAGCCTTGTCCAGTCCGTCCACGACGGGCACGACCCAGAGCCCAGCCGCGTAGACGATGCCGTAACAGGCGGCAAAGCCGAGCGTCAGCGCGGCGATTCGCAGCACGAGTTTCCAGACTGTTTTTTGTTGCATGGCGCTTCCAAATAACTGTTTGTTTTCCAGCTTTGACCGATCTGCGGCCCGTCCGGTTTTCGTGTATCCGGATGGGTGCGCCTTCGCGAATAGTGGCCGCGCGCCCGCGGCGTCAGTCGAGCCACTCGCCGGTGTTCGCGTTGTAGGTCCTCGCAGGCGCGCTTCGGGTCTTCATGGTGATCCGCCGCAGGCCCGCGCCCAGCATGCGGGCGTCGGTCGAGCCCTCGGTCACCTCCTTGGGGTGCCAGCCTTTCACGCGAAACGTCAGCACGACGGTGTTTTCATCGCAAGGAGGGATCACGCCGGAAACCGTCGCGGCGCCTTCCTGTTCCGGGAATCGGATGATCGGCGTGTCACCGAGGTAGAGTCCATTTCCGGGCGCAACGGCGTGCGCGGGCAGGCGCAGGTCAAGCGTGATGGTGTACTTCTTCCCCGGCTCGACGGGCAGCCGCAGCACCGAATCGGCGCCGGACCACCGTTTCGTGCCTTCGCCATCGGGCCATTCCGACGCGTTTTCCGGACCGTGCCAGCCGCGCAGGTAGCGGCGGTCGCCCCCCGCGCCTACCTGGACCGCGTAATGGCGCAGCGAACCGCGCGGCCAGGCAACGCGGCTTTCCTCGTTCAACGCGACCTGCGCGCGGTCGCCGGCGCGGTTGTCGCAGACCAGCCCGCCGGACGCCTGGTTTCCTGAGATAATGGCCGAAAGCACATCGGGGCCGACAAGAACGTGCGTATCGCCGTCGGCGAACGTATTGCCCTGCAGGATGCTCTTGCCCGCGTCGAGCAGGATGGCGGGCGAGCCCGCAAGGGTGACGTCCCAACTGCAGAAGTTCGTGCCGATGACCGTCAACTGTGTCCTGGCTCCGCGTTGCCAGATGCACCGGTCGATGGGCCCCCAGAACGCGCAGTTATTCAGGCTGATTTTACCTTCGCCCGCCTCGGGCGCAATCTCGATACAGACCGAGTCCTTGCTGGCCCAACGGCCCACGAATTCGCCATTCGTAATAAGAAGCCCCCACTCCTGCAGGTCTTCCACGAGCACCGCGCGGCGGCAGCAATCCGCACCGATACCCACAAAGCTTCCGTTGCACGCGCCGTTTTCGGACTTGGAGAACTTGTATCCCGCGCCATAGCCAAAGCAGAACGTGTGCGTGACGTACTGCCAATCCGTGCGCGCGAACTCGAAGGCGACTCCGTTCTCGTTCACCCACAGGCAATAGGGGTCATCGATCCGGTAGGTCACCCCGAAGGGCCAGAAATGACAATTCTCAACGCGCGAGATATCGTAACAGGCGTCGATGTAGAGGCCGCGCATGCCCGGATAGCCGAACACATTGCGGATAATCATGCGCGCGGAATTCTTGAAGTACAGCGCTTCATACGGGTTGATGAGGCAGCAGTCGATAACGGCCGCGTTCTCGACGTGCTCGCCCGCCACAGCGGGCGGATACGGCGCGGGCGGCACGTCAGTCTGCTTCCATTCCGGATAAGTGACGATGACCCCTGCCAGGGTAGCGCATGTGCCCGCAAGCCGGATGAACGGGGCGCCTTCGCGGCTGCCGCGCCCGGCATAGGCATGCAGCACCGTGCCCGCGAGTTCCGGGCCCTTCCCGAAAGTGGAATTCGGCGGCGTGCGGAACGTGCCCTGCAGCGTCACGCCCGCGGGAATGGACAGCGTGCCGTTGAGCCGGTAAGTGCCCGCCGGCGCGGTGACCACGCCGCCGCCCGCGGCGCTGGCCGTGTCAAGGGCCTCTTGAAAGGCTGTGGTGTCGTCCGTGGTTGCGTCGCCTTTTGCGCCGAACGTGCGGACATCCCATTCGGCTGCGGCAATGCCGCTGCAAAGGAGCGCGAGCGCCCCGATAAAACAGGTTGCGCGTCTGTACATGAGGATTCCTCTCTTTGAAACCCGTGAAACCATGGCCCGATGCAAACCCGTCAGATACGATGGTACCACAATCGGTTGCGCCTTGATTGAGGCCGCGCCTATGATGCGATATTCTACCCGCTCGCAAAGCAACGCACCCAAAGTGCGACACCGAGGAGTTGAACGTGCAAGCATCACATCCTTCTCGCATGGAATCGAAGTTGCGCCATGGCGCGCCGGCGCCAAGGATTGCCTCCGGGGTTCTCTGCATCCTCTTCGCGGCGGCGCTCCCGGCGGCAGCGGAACAGACTGTCACCATCTACCGGGACACGTACGGCGTGCCGCACATCTACGCGGACACGCCGGCGGCGGCCGCTTACGGGCTTGGCTACGCGCAGGCGGAAGACCGTATCGAAGACATCTTCAAGAACGTGCACACCGCGCTGGGCACGATGGCGGAGCACTTCGGGCCGGAGCACGTCGAGATTGACTACGCGATGCGCATGGTCCAAAACGCGAAGCTGTGCGAAACGTATTGGCAGACCGCGCCGCCGGAAGTGCGCGAACTCGGCGACAGTTACGTGCGCGGCGTGAACGCGTACCTCGCGGAACATCCGGAAAAGAAACCGGAATACGCCATCGACTTGCAGGGATGGCATTGCGCGGCCATCGGGCGGACCATGCTCCTGCAATGGCCACTGGGCACGATCATGGACGATTTCCGCCAGCGGACGGAGAAACCGCCGTTCGCGTCCAACGCATGGGCCGTCGCGCCGTCCCGCTCCGCCGGAAAGTGCGCGGTCCTGCTCACTGACCCGCATCTTACGTGGGAAGGCCTCGCGGTGTTCTATGAAGCGCGGGTAACCGGCGGCGGCCTCGTCATGAACGGGTTCTTCCTCGTGGGCACGCCCGCGCTCGCGCTGGGTCATAACGCGAACGTAGGCTGGGCCTGCACGACGGGCGGGCCGGACACGTCCGACGTGTACGCGCTCCGGGTGCGCAAGGCCACCTTGGGCTTCCAATACCTGTATGATGGCGAATGGCGCACGCCGGAACTGAAGGTATTCACGATCAAGGTGAAGGGCGAGAAACCGCGCGCCATGCCGGCCATGTATACGGTGCATGGCCCGCTCCTGGAAGAACCGGACCTGGAGAAGGGCGTCGCCTATGCGGGCAAGACGCCGTACATGGACGACGCGGGCTTCTTCAATCAGCAATACGCCATGTGCATGTCGCGCGATGCGAACGAATTCTTTGAGGCGCTGCGCCTGGACAGTTTCATGGAACAGAACATCCTCTTCGCGGACCGCAAGGGCAACATCGGCTATGCGCGCGTGGGCCGCACGCCCATCCGGCCCCAAGGCGATTGGGACTGGACGCGGCCGGTGCCCGGCGACACGTCCGCCACTCAGTGGCTCGGCATCCATGACCTGAACGATCACGTCTGGATCATGAATCCGCCCCAAGGATACATGCAGAACTGCAATATCAGCCCGGCGAACATGATGGAAGACTCGCCGCTCACGCCCGGCAAATACCCTGTCTATATGTACAATTGCACGTGGGACAAGGACAATCCGCGGGGTCGGCGCGCCGTGCAGTTGCTCGCGGCGGACGACTCGATCACCGTGGAGGAAGCGAAGGCGATCGTGATGGACGTGTACGACATTGCGTCGAAACCCTGGCAGGACGCGCTGCACCAGGCATTCGAGCAGGCTGGCGCGGAAATCCGCGGGAACGCGGCGCTGGCGGCCGCCGTCGCGGATATCCTCGCCTGGAATTGCGAATTCACGCAGGACAGCGGCGCCGCGCCGCTCGTGCGAGTCTGGCGTTTGAAATGCCAGGACAAGGTGGATGTGGCCGCCATTGCCGAAGGCAAGCCGCTCTCGCCGGGAGACCAGCAGGCGATGCTGGAGCAGTTGTCCGCGGCGCTGGACGAGATGAACCAGATTTACGGCGGCAGGCGCGTCCTTTGGGGCGACGTGCAGGTGGTGGGGCGCGGCGGCCAGTTCTTCCCGTGCGACGGCGCAGATTTCGGCGGCGGCGGGAACAAGACCGAGACCCTGCGCGACGTCGAGGCCGACGAGTCCCCCGCGGGCTCGGGCCGGTTT is part of the Candidatus Hydrogenedentota bacterium genome and harbors:
- a CDS encoding phosphatase PAP2 family protein, with the translated sequence MQQKTVWKLVLRIAALTLGFAACYGIVYAAGLWVVPVVDGLDKAILAAINPDAYLPVVDEFFRALTDYTNPVLIVSFFAWIVAYGLYRILPAYKSIFSGLLAATAVVMAGLAAFGKLWPNSAYRGVNVLEVAAFLVSLGVMAYVFHKMDHEQMRRFGHLFWLMLLSVYLTDFRATQPIKDSIARPRPFNEANKPWNEQVRSIPDEHLTGANSFPSGHTSGTFSAITPLFWYVRSRKGRAALLGWGALQGLSRVYTAAHFPFCVLMGGLLGFAVGTLVFFTLGGPSLRGARSRADAGAAPRTAP
- a CDS encoding penicillin acylase family protein, with amino-acid sequence MQASHPSRMESKLRHGAPAPRIASGVLCILFAAALPAAAEQTVTIYRDTYGVPHIYADTPAAAAYGLGYAQAEDRIEDIFKNVHTALGTMAEHFGPEHVEIDYAMRMVQNAKLCETYWQTAPPEVRELGDSYVRGVNAYLAEHPEKKPEYAIDLQGWHCAAIGRTMLLQWPLGTIMDDFRQRTEKPPFASNAWAVAPSRSAGKCAVLLTDPHLTWEGLAVFYEARVTGGGLVMNGFFLVGTPALALGHNANVGWACTTGGPDTSDVYALRVRKATLGFQYLYDGEWRTPELKVFTIKVKGEKPRAMPAMYTVHGPLLEEPDLEKGVAYAGKTPYMDDAGFFNQQYAMCMSRDANEFFEALRLDSFMEQNILFADRKGNIGYARVGRTPIRPQGDWDWTRPVPGDTSATQWLGIHDLNDHVWIMNPPQGYMQNCNISPANMMEDSPLTPGKYPVYMYNCTWDKDNPRGRRAVQLLAADDSITVEEAKAIVMDVYDIASKPWQDALHQAFEQAGAEIRGNAALAAAVADILAWNCEFTQDSGAAPLVRVWRLKCQDKVDVAAIAEGKPLSPGDQQAMLEQLSAALDEMNQIYGGRRVLWGDVQVVGRGGQFFPCDGADFGGGGNKTETLRDVEADESPAGSGRFVANSGTMAAMLMFFHEDGIESYTCTPWGQNADPESPHHVDQARELYSKRAMKPTWFTRDELMQHLESEKVLTIP